CAAACCCAGCAAACCTGGCAAACCTGGAAAACCTGGAGGTCTCTCTTGACTTCTGCCGGTACCACCCGTATCTTCGGCCCCGTGATCGGTGGGCCTGGGTGGCCGCCGCTCACGTAAGCACACGACGCACAGCGGGTTTTCCGGCAGTGGCGCCTTTCTGAAAAAAGAATTGGGACCTGCGGAACCAGCGGGTCCCTTTTTGCTTTGCGCCGGCCGCGGGCGCGGATCAGCGGCATCAGGGTACGGGCAACATCGCACCGCACCCCACTATCACCCCAATTCACACGAGGAGTATGGCGATGGCTCGTACCACCGGCACAGTGAAGTGGTTCTCACAGGAGAAGGGCTTCGGCTTTCTCCACCAGGAAAACGGACCGGACGTCTTCGTCCACTACAGCGCCATCGAAGGCCAGGGCTTCAAGGTCCTCTATGAGGGCGAGGAAGTCGAATTCGATGTCGTCGAGGCGGACAAAGGGCTGAAGGCGCAGAACGTGGTGCGCCTGAACCCGCCCGCCGAGCCGCCGCCGCGCGGCCCGCGCCGCGAGGGGCAGGGCCGGCCGGGCGGCACCGGCTTCGGCGGCAACCGCCGCTACGAGGGTCAGGCCTGACCCGCCTTCCGCAGAACCACACTGTGCAGCGCAACGCGGAGCGCCCGCGGCCCAGGTCGCAGGCGCTCCGCGTTTCATTCCAGAGCGCCCGGCCGCCCTTGACCCGCCATGGCCCGTGCGCGCACACTCCATGGGGAC
This Gemmatimonadota bacterium DNA region includes the following protein-coding sequences:
- a CDS encoding cold-shock protein is translated as MARTTGTVKWFSQEKGFGFLHQENGPDVFVHYSAIEGQGFKVLYEGEEVEFDVVEADKGLKAQNVVRLNPPAEPPPRGPRREGQGRPGGTGFGGNRRYEGQA